The following proteins come from a genomic window of Nicotiana tomentosiformis chromosome 12, ASM39032v3, whole genome shotgun sequence:
- the LOC104108899 gene encoding cleavage stimulation factor subunit 50 isoform X1 — protein sequence MESNNSLEQTLQDGKLYRHVNSLIVAHLRDNNLNQAASAVASATMTPMNVEAPTKKLLELVAKGLAVEKDETLRGVSTAAPFDPVITTGYGSIPAPRTASVDFSSVNDTKGSSKIIPKHESRHVSEHKNVARCARFSPDGRFLATGSADTSIKLFEISKVKQMMQPDARDGPVRPVVRTFYDHQQPINDLDFHPQNTVLISGAKDRTIKFFDFSKTVAKRAFRVIQDTHNVRSVSFHPSGDFLLAGTDHLIPHLYDINTFKCYLPTNFQEMGVNGAINQVRYSSTGGMYVTASKDGAIRLWDGVTASCARSIDGAHGAAEAIGANFTKDERYILSCGKDSSVKLWEVGTGRLVKQYLGATHTQLRCQAIFNDTEEFVLSIDESLNEIVAWDALTAEKVARWPSNHVGAPRWLEHSRVEAAFVSCGMDRSIRYWKEVL from the exons ATGGAGAGCAATAATAGCTTGGAGCAAACACTGCAAGATGGGAAATTGTACCGTCATGTTAATTCTCTCATTGTCGCTCATCTTCGCGATAATAATCTCAATCAG GCTGCAAGTGCAGTAGCTTCAGCCACAATGACACCAATGAATGTTGAAGCTCCTACAAAAAAGCTACTTGAATTGGTTGCAAAG GGCCTTGCAGTGGAGAAAGATGAGACGCTGAGAGGAGTTTCGACAGCTGCACCTTTTGATCCAGTCATAACTACGGGATATGGCTCAATACCAGCCCCTCGCACTGCTTCTGTTGATTTCAG TAGTGTGAACGATACAAAAGGCTCGTCAAAGATTATCCCAAAGCATGAATCACGACACGTTTCTGAGCACAAG AATGTAGCCAGGTGTGCCAGATTTAGTCCAGATGGAAGATTTCTTGCTACTGGAAGTGCGGATACGTCTATTAAACTGTTTGAG ATTTCAAAAGTTAAGCAAATGATGCAGCCAGATGCTAGGGATGGCCCAGTGAGGCCGGTTGTACGGACTTTTTATGATCATCAACAA CCAATAAATGACTTGGATTTTCATCCGCAAAATACAGTACTCATATCTGGAGCAAAAGATCGCACCATCAA GTTCTTTGATTTTTCAAAAACGGTGGCAAAGAGAGCATTTAGAGTGATTCAG GATACACATAATGTAAGGTCGGTGTCATTTCATCCTTCCGGAGACTTTCTTCTGGCAG GAACTGATCATCTAATTCCCCACCTATATGATATTAACACTTTCAAATGCTACCTGCCAACAAATTTCCAAGAGATGGGTGTCAATGGTGCTATTAATCAG GTTAGGTATTCATCTACTGGTGGAATGTATGTTACTGCATCCAAAGATGGTGCTATCCGGTTATGGGATGGGGTAACTGCTAGCTGTGCGCGATCCATTGATGGTGCACATGGAGCAGCAGAGGCCATAGGTGCAAATTTtaccaaggatgaaag GTATATCCTCTCATGTGGAAAAGACTCTTCGGTGAAGCTTTGGGAAGTTGGCACAGGAAGATTGGTCAAACAATATCTTGGAGCTACACATACACAGTTGCGCTGTCAG GCTATTTTCAATGATACAGAAGAATTTGTATTATCAATTGATGAATCTCTGAATGAG ATTGTTGCATGGGATGCTCTGACAGCAGAAAAAGTGGCTAGGTGGCCCTCCAACCATGTTGGTGCACCTCGTTGGCTTGAGCATTCCCGGGTAGAAGCTGCATTTGTGTCCTGTGGAATGGACCGATCCATTCGGTACTGGAAGGAGGTACTTTAG
- the LOC104108899 gene encoding cleavage stimulation factor subunit 50 isoform X2, giving the protein MESNNSLEQTLQDGKLYRHVNSLIVAHLRDNNLNQAASAVASATMTPMNVEAPTKKLLELVAKGLAVEKDETLRGVSTAAPFDPVITTGYGSIPAPRTASVDFSVNDTKGSSKIIPKHESRHVSEHKNVARCARFSPDGRFLATGSADTSIKLFEISKVKQMMQPDARDGPVRPVVRTFYDHQQPINDLDFHPQNTVLISGAKDRTIKFFDFSKTVAKRAFRVIQDTHNVRSVSFHPSGDFLLAGTDHLIPHLYDINTFKCYLPTNFQEMGVNGAINQVRYSSTGGMYVTASKDGAIRLWDGVTASCARSIDGAHGAAEAIGANFTKDERYILSCGKDSSVKLWEVGTGRLVKQYLGATHTQLRCQAIFNDTEEFVLSIDESLNEIVAWDALTAEKVARWPSNHVGAPRWLEHSRVEAAFVSCGMDRSIRYWKEVL; this is encoded by the exons ATGGAGAGCAATAATAGCTTGGAGCAAACACTGCAAGATGGGAAATTGTACCGTCATGTTAATTCTCTCATTGTCGCTCATCTTCGCGATAATAATCTCAATCAG GCTGCAAGTGCAGTAGCTTCAGCCACAATGACACCAATGAATGTTGAAGCTCCTACAAAAAAGCTACTTGAATTGGTTGCAAAG GGCCTTGCAGTGGAGAAAGATGAGACGCTGAGAGGAGTTTCGACAGCTGCACCTTTTGATCCAGTCATAACTACGGGATATGGCTCAATACCAGCCCCTCGCACTGCTTCTGTTGATTTCAG TGTGAACGATACAAAAGGCTCGTCAAAGATTATCCCAAAGCATGAATCACGACACGTTTCTGAGCACAAG AATGTAGCCAGGTGTGCCAGATTTAGTCCAGATGGAAGATTTCTTGCTACTGGAAGTGCGGATACGTCTATTAAACTGTTTGAG ATTTCAAAAGTTAAGCAAATGATGCAGCCAGATGCTAGGGATGGCCCAGTGAGGCCGGTTGTACGGACTTTTTATGATCATCAACAA CCAATAAATGACTTGGATTTTCATCCGCAAAATACAGTACTCATATCTGGAGCAAAAGATCGCACCATCAA GTTCTTTGATTTTTCAAAAACGGTGGCAAAGAGAGCATTTAGAGTGATTCAG GATACACATAATGTAAGGTCGGTGTCATTTCATCCTTCCGGAGACTTTCTTCTGGCAG GAACTGATCATCTAATTCCCCACCTATATGATATTAACACTTTCAAATGCTACCTGCCAACAAATTTCCAAGAGATGGGTGTCAATGGTGCTATTAATCAG GTTAGGTATTCATCTACTGGTGGAATGTATGTTACTGCATCCAAAGATGGTGCTATCCGGTTATGGGATGGGGTAACTGCTAGCTGTGCGCGATCCATTGATGGTGCACATGGAGCAGCAGAGGCCATAGGTGCAAATTTtaccaaggatgaaag GTATATCCTCTCATGTGGAAAAGACTCTTCGGTGAAGCTTTGGGAAGTTGGCACAGGAAGATTGGTCAAACAATATCTTGGAGCTACACATACACAGTTGCGCTGTCAG GCTATTTTCAATGATACAGAAGAATTTGTATTATCAATTGATGAATCTCTGAATGAG ATTGTTGCATGGGATGCTCTGACAGCAGAAAAAGTGGCTAGGTGGCCCTCCAACCATGTTGGTGCACCTCGTTGGCTTGAGCATTCCCGGGTAGAAGCTGCATTTGTGTCCTGTGGAATGGACCGATCCATTCGGTACTGGAAGGAGGTACTTTAG
- the LOC104108899 gene encoding cleavage stimulation factor subunit 50 isoform X3: MLKLLQKSYLNWLQRFVSVVEKDETLRGVSTAAPFDPVITTGYGSIPAPRTASVDFSSVNDTKGSSKIIPKHESRHVSEHKNVARCARFSPDGRFLATGSADTSIKLFEISKVKQMMQPDARDGPVRPVVRTFYDHQQPINDLDFHPQNTVLISGAKDRTIKFFDFSKTVAKRAFRVIQDTHNVRSVSFHPSGDFLLAGTDHLIPHLYDINTFKCYLPTNFQEMGVNGAINQVRYSSTGGMYVTASKDGAIRLWDGVTASCARSIDGAHGAAEAIGANFTKDERYILSCGKDSSVKLWEVGTGRLVKQYLGATHTQLRCQAIFNDTEEFVLSIDESLNEIVAWDALTAEKVARWPSNHVGAPRWLEHSRVEAAFVSCGMDRSIRYWKEVL, from the exons ATGTTGAAGCTCCTACAAAAAAGCTACTTGAATTGGTTGCAAAGGTTTGTATCGGTTG TGGAGAAAGATGAGACGCTGAGAGGAGTTTCGACAGCTGCACCTTTTGATCCAGTCATAACTACGGGATATGGCTCAATACCAGCCCCTCGCACTGCTTCTGTTGATTTCAG TAGTGTGAACGATACAAAAGGCTCGTCAAAGATTATCCCAAAGCATGAATCACGACACGTTTCTGAGCACAAG AATGTAGCCAGGTGTGCCAGATTTAGTCCAGATGGAAGATTTCTTGCTACTGGAAGTGCGGATACGTCTATTAAACTGTTTGAG ATTTCAAAAGTTAAGCAAATGATGCAGCCAGATGCTAGGGATGGCCCAGTGAGGCCGGTTGTACGGACTTTTTATGATCATCAACAA CCAATAAATGACTTGGATTTTCATCCGCAAAATACAGTACTCATATCTGGAGCAAAAGATCGCACCATCAA GTTCTTTGATTTTTCAAAAACGGTGGCAAAGAGAGCATTTAGAGTGATTCAG GATACACATAATGTAAGGTCGGTGTCATTTCATCCTTCCGGAGACTTTCTTCTGGCAG GAACTGATCATCTAATTCCCCACCTATATGATATTAACACTTTCAAATGCTACCTGCCAACAAATTTCCAAGAGATGGGTGTCAATGGTGCTATTAATCAG GTTAGGTATTCATCTACTGGTGGAATGTATGTTACTGCATCCAAAGATGGTGCTATCCGGTTATGGGATGGGGTAACTGCTAGCTGTGCGCGATCCATTGATGGTGCACATGGAGCAGCAGAGGCCATAGGTGCAAATTTtaccaaggatgaaag GTATATCCTCTCATGTGGAAAAGACTCTTCGGTGAAGCTTTGGGAAGTTGGCACAGGAAGATTGGTCAAACAATATCTTGGAGCTACACATACACAGTTGCGCTGTCAG GCTATTTTCAATGATACAGAAGAATTTGTATTATCAATTGATGAATCTCTGAATGAG ATTGTTGCATGGGATGCTCTGACAGCAGAAAAAGTGGCTAGGTGGCCCTCCAACCATGTTGGTGCACCTCGTTGGCTTGAGCATTCCCGGGTAGAAGCTGCATTTGTGTCCTGTGGAATGGACCGATCCATTCGGTACTGGAAGGAGGTACTTTAG